A stretch of DNA from Drosophila virilis strain 15010-1051.87 chromosome 5, Dvir_AGI_RSII-ME, whole genome shotgun sequence:
CCACAGACGTGACATCAACGAGCGCATGCTGCGTGAGGAATCGACGACCACGTTGCAGCAGGCGCAGGAAATCAGCTTGTTGCCTTCGTATGAGGATGCACTCCGCATGCCCAAGCTGGAGCGGCCGGTCAAGTCCATGTTGGATCTGAGCGTCACCGAGCGCAATCGCAAGCAACTGCGCCGCTCCCAAACCCAGCCAGACGGTGAAATGTCTGCCGGCGACGacgaggagctgcagctggataCACGTCAACGATTCCGCAGCGTGGAGATGCTCGCCAATCGCGACAAGGAGCGTCGGGCGCAATACGGACCGCATCGGCGCACCGGCTACATGGAGTACAGCACGCAGTCGGGCAGTCGACGCTTCAGCATTGAAGACTCACGTTTTCCGGCCGCGCATTTAAAGACACAGAATCTGCAGAGCGCCGAGCAAATTGGCAACTTTCAGAGCTATGAGAACAGTCCGTATACGAAGCGGAAGCCCAAGATAGCCGAGATACCGCCCTTTAAGCGGATCAACATGATGGCCGACAGTGTGGAGTTTCTCACCGATCCCGAGTACGAGGATCTGGGCGCCAGCAAGCCGGGCAGCCCCTTTGCCAAACGGAAGCCCAAGCTGCCAGCCAGCGTGCAGGTCAGCGCCCAGGTTTACACGCTGGAGCCCAATCAGGCGACTCAACTGGATCCGGCTGTAGAGGATTACTTTAGTAGTGCACAGAAGAGGGCGCCATCCACGTCCACCATTGCCAGCGATTTTCAAGAGCTGGTCGTAGCGGATATCGCTTCCATTGCCGATGACGAGAACCGATCAAATCTGTCCACCTCCTGTGCAGAGCTCGACCTGGAGCGCGGCAAGCGCAAGAAGCGCAAGAACTCGGCGAGTCGTCGGGTCAGCGGCAACTTcagcgctgccgccgccgccggcgacAGCTCGTCTAGCTTCGCCAGCGATGGCGAACGTAATGTCCAGGTCCACAAGCCCATGAGAGAGACCCTATTTTAAGCACTGAAAACGACAAAGCATATGCACAAATACTTATTCCTTTCATTTGCTAAGCCGAAatcatatgtttgtatataacTGTCAAGACTTATTTAAACTTCATATAACAAACGCATCCtaagtaaataaatcaatcaatcgatCTACTTAATACAGATGGCTGTTTACGCTGTATTCACACATTTTTCAAGAGCGTGTATCAATGTTTTGAGACGCAGTGTAAGGAAGTACTctttaacatatatacatatacattagcatattcataattattaattttcaatcTTATGGAAGGAAAAATGACagaaatgcgaagcagacatTTTATTTCAGCCAAGACTGTTACAGGCAATGGCTACCAAGTGTGGCAAGATTGTTTAAACTTCACATAACATAAAACGCATCTTAAGTAATATCAATTTGATCTTCATGCAGATTCCTTTTTACactgcatacacacatatttctATAATGTGTATCAATATTTTGGGCCGCAGTGTAAGAGAGTACTCTTCAAAAGAAGATATGCTAgcagcaaatatatatatatatatatatatatatatatataattaatattatggAAGGATTGTCACACAATATTGTCTACAGAACACAACAGAATTTCGAAGCAGACACATTATTTCAGCCAGCACTGTTACGGCCAATGATTGTGAACTGTGGCAAGGTTGTTGTCTCAGCTGAGTTGCTACAATATTGGCTAAAATAGTGTGGCTGCATTTAATGTGAACATGGGTTTAAAACCTGAATAAGCCAATATGGAGAGAGCTTTTTATTgaatgtttaaacaaattgttgagctttttaaatgttgtagtttttctttttattgataGGCTTATTTTGAATTGAAAAGTCATTCACACGAACAGAGAGTAACACAATATAATTTCACAAGAGAATGCagcttaaatattataaaaatatatataaagaacatatataaattgatatatatatgtgtgtatatatatatatgcacatacatgcacagGTTTGTATAGTAAGTAatcgtgtgtttgtgtgggtgtgtgtgtgtctcatGCATATGCCAGTAGTAGAAAAATAGTGTTGCAAAGCGTCATCAGCCCATTTCTGATtatcatctttttttttgtatttcgcAGCTGCTGggaaatttacatttaagatatttttaaactttGGTATTAAACTAGATTTATGCTtaagtattaattaatttacttaatGCTAAAACTACAAAACGGTTACCATATATTTAAGAGGGGATGCGGGAGCTTAAAACGaatagttgttgtttgctCTTCATTGCAAAGCACCGTTATCGCCTATCgtatatcgattatcgattatcgattgcCACACACTCTGAGCGCAGTTAaaggcttttgttgttgttgttgttgttgttttcgcttGGCACTTGTCTCTCACGCCTGACACTTGCAGGTCAGCTAAAGGGGGGAGGGGTTTTTCCAAGGGGTCAGCTCAGTGGCCGGCAATGCCATTGACCTGATGTGTGGGCTCCAAATAGGGCGTGGTTATAATATCCCCAGCATTCGACTTGCTGCGCGTTACCAACATGGGCGTCTTCGGCTTGGGCGTCTCCGTTAGCTTGATCTTGACGCGTCCAGTCTCTGGCGAATAGACGGGCGAATAGCGGCCGGATTTGGGTGAGGAGGGCAAGTAGGCGCCATCCggttcattgttgttgttattattgttgttgttgttgttgttctgctcGCCGGCGGCCTGGCCCTGTGGATGCTGTGCGTACTTGGAGGCGCGCGGCGACTGCGGTGTGGGATAACGCGGTGTGATGGGATAGTATTCATGTGGTGCCGCCGGATcagcgccagcagcgacgGGTTCATTGATGGTGGGCACCTCCTTGGCATCGCCGTTGGCAGTGCCGTTGCCAttcagcagcggctgctgcccAGCCCCATCCTTGCTATCGTACGGCTTCTTGCCGTTGCCGTTCACAATCTGTGCCTCGTCCAGCTTGGTCTTCTCACCTATCAAGGGTGAGTGCTCGTGGCCGTTGCGTGCCAGCGGCTTACCCAGATTGGTCTTGTCCATGTCCAGCAGTTCCGTTTGGCGCTGCGCCTCGGCGTCACGTGCCgccgcattgttgttgtacttGCAGCGTTTGATGGCCACGAAGAGTATCAGACCCAGGACAATGAGCGCAATGACGCCCAGCAGGAAGTAGATGGCATTGCTGTCATCCTTTTTGCCTATTTTGGCCGACAGTATGTCCTCGGAGGTCTTGTCCAGATCCAGCGGTCCGTCTGTGACCACATCCGTGGGCGCGCCCACATCCAGCTTGGTCTGCACAACCGGCACAATGACCTCCTCGCTGACCGGTTTGCCGCTGGCGTCCTCGAAGATGCCGATGTTCTTGAAAATGTCCGCCGAAGGCGTGGCCGGCTGCTCCACCGGCTTGTTGTCGTagctgtcgtcgtcgtcgttttcGTTGCTTACCTGTTCGGATCCGGGCGATTCTGGAGGCTCAAAGTCATCTGTGTTAATGGGATCGGAATGGATGGCGGGTATAATGagggcgccgccgccgctgcccgAGCCCTCCTCGTCGGTGTCTTCCTCGTCGTGGGCGACTAATTGCTCTGTCTTGGGCTCCTCTGCAATAACGGGCACCGGCTCCGATGCTTGGTGGGCAACCAGTTCCATATTCATTTCGTTTAGATCGCCCGATCCCTCCACATCGCTCTGCACCGGCAGCGGTGGCGGTTCTGGTGCCTTCACGGACTTCTTGCCATCAATGACCAGATAGTCTTTGCCCAGTTCCTGTTCCTCGTCCTCCTGCTCGATAGAATCGGGCACGGGCTGATCACCCATCATCAGCTCGTTCTCGTCTATGTCCGAGGCATACCAGCCGCGCTGCTCCTTTTCGCAGACCTCGGACTGCTTCAGCTGCAGCCAGGGCTTGCCATGCGCCTCCGTGGGCTGGCTGCAGATGACGGGCTTCTCCATGTATACGTGACGCTCCTGCAGCCAGTTGCGCACCTCCAAGGTGCTGCACGAGCAATTGATGGCATTGTggcccagctccagctgctgcaagTGCTGCAGATGGGTCAACTCCATGGGCAGGGACGTGATATCGTTGTGCTGCAAATTGAGAACCTGCAAATGTTGCGGCAGCTTCACCAGCTTGGCGGAGGTCAAGCGATTGTGCTTGAGGTTCAGCTTCTTGATGCGCTTGCTCAAATGGCCCAACTCGTGCAGTTCGTTGTGCGACAAGTCCACGGAGGTCAGGTTGGGCAGCATGTTCAGCACATGGCCCAA
This window harbors:
- the wdp gene encoding protein windpipe, giving the protein MERRINLLPALLALLLCICAAAAAAAVAGTPAFYCPEDCSCSLSQHTHKPLLHAKCNSTKGLKLSEQPLRAGVPIHSIDLSYLGLTRLGHVLNMLPNLTSVDLSHNELHELGHLSKRIKKLNLKHNRLTSAKLVKLPQHLQVLNLQHNDITSLPMELTHLQHLQQLELGHNAINCSCSTLEVRNWLQERHVYMEKPVICSQPTEAHGKPWLQLKQSEVCEKEQRGWYASDIDENELMMGDQPVPDSIEQEDEEQELGKDYLVIDGKKSVKAPEPPPLPVQSDVEGSGDLNEMNMELVAHQASEPVPVIAEEPKTEQLVAHDEEDTDEEGSGSGGGALIIPAIHSDPINTDDFEPPESPGSEQVSNENDDDDSYDNKPVEQPATPSADIFKNIGIFEDASGKPVSEEVIVPVVQTKLDVGAPTDVVTDGPLDLDKTSEDILSAKIGKKDDSNAIYFLLGVIALIVLGLILFVAIKRCKYNNNAAARDAEAQRQTELLDMDKTNLGKPLARNGHEHSPLIGEKTKLDEAQIVNGNGKKPYDSKDGAGQQPLLNGNGTANGDAKEVPTINEPVAAGADPAAPHEYYPITPRYPTPQSPRASKYAQHPQGQAAGEQNNNNNNNNNNNNEPDGAYLPSSPKSGRYSPVYSPETGRVKIKLTETPKPKTPMLVTRSKSNAGDIITTPYLEPTHQVNGIAGH